In Phoenix dactylifera cultivar Barhee BC4 chromosome 11, palm_55x_up_171113_PBpolish2nd_filt_p, whole genome shotgun sequence, the following are encoded in one genomic region:
- the LOC103720896 gene encoding acyl transferase 5-like, which produces MSFSVTKLAPAIVGPCEPTPSASLPLSPIDRAPGMRRLIDLFLVFGQPAQDPAKVVREALSRALVSYYPVAGRFAVSDNGELAVACTGDGIWFVEASADCSLKDVNNLERPFMIPKEELIPCPPPQVSQEDVFLMLQVTQFSCGGYVVGIRFNHAIFDGVGVAQFLKAIAELAKGLARPTVEPIWCREAIPDPPKLVPQGPPPVFQPLALEQSILDISLDRIDRIKSQFTSETGQKCSTFDAVGAVLWHCRTRAINLEPQADAHLAFPVSTRRLLQEVLPKEEGYYGNCVYPMAITAPGEKIKKASVVEIVSLIREAKESVPTKFSRWVKGDPREGPCMVPLEYGSLCVTDWSRVGFYEVDFGWGGPIQVAPLTEDDLIPWCILLQSPAPMRGVRLLLRCLLKEHLEAFHDQMSSLV; this is translated from the exons ATGAGCTTCTCCGTGACAAAGTTGGCTCCGGCCATAGTCGGCCCCTGCGAGCCCACCCCGTCGGCCAGCCTTCCCCTATCCCCCATCGATCGGGCCCCGGGCATGAGGCGCTTGATCGACTTGTTCCTCGTGTTCGGCCAGCCTGCTCAGGACCCAGCAAAGGTCGTGCGGGAAGCCTTGTCCAGGGCTTTGGTCTCCTACTACCCCGTAGCCGGGCGGTTCGCGGTGTCCGATAATGGCGAGCTCGCCGTGGCTTGCACCGGCGACGGCATATGGTTCGTCGAGGCGTCGGCGGATTGCAGCCTTAAAGATGTTAACAATCTCGAACGCCCTTTCATGATCCCAAAGGAAGAGCTCATTCCATGTCCTCCACCTCAGGTCAGCCAAGAggatgtgttcttaatgttgCAG GTTACCCAATTCAGCTGTGGAGGATATGTGGTCGGCATCAGATtcaatcatgcaatttttgatggtGTCGGCGTAGCTCAATTCCTGAAAGCAATCGCGGAGCTGGCCAAAGGTCTTGCACGGCCCACCGTCGAGCCAATCTGGTGCAGGGAGGCCATTCCTGACCCTCCAAAGCTCGTGCCGCAGGGGCCTCCACCAGTCTTCCAACCTTTAGCCCTGGAGCAAAGTATATTAGATATATCCCTAGACCGCATCGACCGGATCAAGAGCCAATTCACAAGCGAGACGGGCCAAAAGTGCTCCACGTTCGACGCTGTGGGTGCAGTGCTGTGGCATTGCCGGACACGAGCGATTAATTTGGAGCCCCAGGCCGATGCCCACCTAGCTTTTCCGGTGAGCACCCGTCGCTTGCTGCAAGAGGTGCTGCCCAAGGAGGAAGGCTATTATGGCAATTGCGTCTATCCAATGGCAATCACAGCGCCCGGTGAGAAGATAAAGAAGGCATCCGTTGTTGAGATTGTGAGTCTGATTAGAGAGGCTAAAGAGAGTGTGCCGACCAAGTTTTCGAGATGGGTGAAGGGAGACCCCAGGGAGGGGCCATGCATGGTGCCGCTGGAGTATGGATCGCTTTGCGTGACGGATTGGAGTCGGGTGGGGTTCTATGAGGTGGACTTTGGGTGGGGCGGACCCATCCAAGTTGCTCCACTGACTGAGGATGACCTCATCCCTTGGTGCATCTTGCTCCAGTCCCCTGCGCCCATGCGAGGTGTGCGGCTGCTGCTGCGATGCCTCCTCAAGGAACACTTGGAAGCATTCCATGATCAAATGAGCAGCCTGGTCTAG
- the LOC120112322 gene encoding protein disulfide isomerase-like 5-4 isoform X2: METLVAPVPREFHKLALDDKSGQTIDTAKRPAPLTSGCRIEGFVLVKKIEHYLQLVKTEIASRKSSREFKLLEEYEYTAHSSLVHSLRIPAAKFHFEPSPMQVLVTEVPKSFSHFITNVSGILDSILHNTIRLMRKVELGKQF; the protein is encoded by the exons ATGGAAACTCTGGTTGCACCTGTTCCAAGAGAGTTCCATAAACTAGCATTGGATGACAAATCTGGTCAAACCATCGATACAGCAAAACGGCCTGCGCCATTGACTAGTGGGTGTAGAATAGAAGGTTTTGTGCTTGTCAAAAAG ATTGAGCATTACCTTCAATTGGTAAAGACTGAGATAGCATCAAGAAAATCTTCTCGGGAGTTTAAATTGCTAGAGGAGTATGAGTATACAGCCCACAGTAGTTTGGTGCACAGTCTGCGTATTCCTGCTGCCAAATTCCATTTTGAGCCCTCTCCTATGCAG GTCTTGGTAACTGAAGTTCCAAAATCCTTCTCGCACTTCATTACAAAT GTGTCTGGAATATTGGATTCTATCCTGCACAATACGATCCGGCTTATGAGAAAGGTTGAATTAGGAAAACAATTTTGA
- the LOC120112322 gene encoding protein disulfide isomerase-like 5-4 isoform X1 has translation METLVAPVPREFHKLALDDKSGQTIDTAKRPAPLTSGCRIEGFVLVKKIEHYLQLVKTEIASRKSSREFKLLEEYEYTAHSSLVHSLRIPAAKFHFEPSPMQVLVTEVPKSFSHFITNVCAIIGGIFMVSGILDSILHNTIRLMRKVELGKQF, from the exons ATGGAAACTCTGGTTGCACCTGTTCCAAGAGAGTTCCATAAACTAGCATTGGATGACAAATCTGGTCAAACCATCGATACAGCAAAACGGCCTGCGCCATTGACTAGTGGGTGTAGAATAGAAGGTTTTGTGCTTGTCAAAAAG ATTGAGCATTACCTTCAATTGGTAAAGACTGAGATAGCATCAAGAAAATCTTCTCGGGAGTTTAAATTGCTAGAGGAGTATGAGTATACAGCCCACAGTAGTTTGGTGCACAGTCTGCGTATTCCTGCTGCCAAATTCCATTTTGAGCCCTCTCCTATGCAG GTCTTGGTAACTGAAGTTCCAAAATCCTTCTCGCACTTCATTACAAATGTATGTGCTATCATTGGAGGCATTTTTATG GTGTCTGGAATATTGGATTCTATCCTGCACAATACGATCCGGCTTATGAGAAAGGTTGAATTAGGAAAACAATTTTGA